The following proteins come from a genomic window of Emys orbicularis isolate rEmyOrb1 chromosome 9, rEmyOrb1.hap1, whole genome shotgun sequence:
- the ERCC6L gene encoding DNA excision repair protein ERCC-6-like: MTGPGPAGLYERYVTQAKEEARNGNLEESLKLFNLANEIHPSEKLRSRIKRLEETLAELALATEEEEGFVDVCNSGLMIYGEMHNKLFEYQREGVAFLYSLYRDGKQGGILADDMGLGKTIQIIAFLSGMFDAELIQFVLLVMPTTLVSNWMREFAKWTPGLRVKDFHGTSKTERNRKLERIQRKNGIVITTYQMLINNWQQLSSLSGREFVWDYIILDEAHKIKSPSAKTTKSVYAIPAKNRILLTGTPVQNNLREMWSLFDFACQGSLLGTAKTFKMEYENPITRAREKDATPGEKALGLKISENLMTIIKPYFLRRTKEDIQKKYKSDEVKTHLPEDQSKNIAPVMPSLTRKNDFIVWVYLAPVQEEIYRNFLSLDHVKEVLMTTRSPLAELNVLKKLCDHPRLLSARACSQLGLEGGGYSEQDDENEGDAFSGANKIDHLSDEILIQESGKLLFLMGLLERLQEEGHRTLVFSQSRKMLDILERILTHRNFRTMRIDGTVTHLVERERRIGVFQSNKDYSVFLLTTQVGGVGITLTAASRVVIFDPSWNPATDAQAVDRAYRIGQKENVVIYRLITCGTVEEKIYRRQVFKDSLIRQTTGDKKNPFRYFTKQELRELFTLGDTRTSATQIQLQSLHATQRKTDLELDEHIAYLHSLEMFGISDHDLMYTREIAQEEQAENEEAHQYIKQRVQKAQELVQFESQLKDQLMGRIKSDTEGAWLRQPVSSSQPKKKSPEFNTNHFISPPVLAEPANDEAVDLTEDEDVANVSARMTSLVIVDSGEEKPAQDVSNMDVNELLTSSKVLKQSNIHEPEQKLDPNFILSSLGVHSFANKESHSPESRRHSNCSHSINDVQITSSLFSQPSFNGSVIADDPKRYRNAEMSLQTHDPLTNPKDDGNENPEIASPVASKSLLNVISKFPSGLQKSHVSEASLEATSVASSQYQADFNLVLEDSEDGQQDVSKRGKLLEYTENTGFHLQVGNRGSSAMNSWVREHDDFENSCNVAMDNLNDSIPVSEALMESGDDMPIGKKKRARRIVSDSEDEDNSVMILDENLLEKMFSPLNSPLCPSLMGITSSTPKCDRSIVDPIFSPRGNRSTASRRSLINVVLDQVEDIEETIGVLSQREDSDEVQEELVVEEAEEHSVESVEPEEEPIGETLDTESTTSYLDDTESVISEADEIEEEPQEESTGDPELLSGEQMDCFSKESAGQKDNQTTVDSLHAPDNYDALIECGKKLRDNGKLQDALNCFLQALDIKNGDPEVMLITLNLYKQLSQS; this comes from the exons ATGACGGGGCCCGGCCCGGCGGGGCTCTACGAGAG GTATGTGACTCAggcaaaagaagaggccaggaaTGGAAATCTGGAAGAGTCTCTTAAACTCTTCAATCTTGCAAATGAAATTCATCCCAGTGAAAAGCTGAGGAGCAGAATCAAAAGGCTTGAGGAAACGcttgcagagctggcacttgccacagaggaagaggagggattTGTGGATGTATGTAACAGTGGTCTAATGATCTATGGAGAGATGCACAACAAACTCTTTGAGTATCAGAGAGAAGGTGTGGCCTTCCTATACAGCCTCTACCGTGATGGAAAGCAAGGAGGTATATTGGCAGATGACATGGGTTTGGGAAAGACTATCCAGATCATTGCATTCCTTTCTGGGATGTTTGATGCTGAACTCATACAGTTTGTACTGCTAGTCATGCCAACCACCCTTGTTAGCAACTGGATGAGAGAGTTTGCCAAGTGGACTCCAGGACTGAGGGTGAAAGACTTTCATGGCACCAGCAAGACTGAGCGTAACAGAAAACTAGAGAGAATCCAAAGAAAGAATGGCATAGTGATCACAACATATCAAATGCTGATCAATAACTGGCAGCAGCTTTCTAGCCTTAGTGGACGAGAGTTTGTCTGGGACTATATTATTCTTGATGAAGCCCATAAAATTAAGTCCCCATCTGCTAAAACCACTAAATCTGTATATGCTATTCCTGCAAAAAATCGCATCCTCCTCACAGGGACACCAGTCCAAAATAATCTGCGTGAGATGTGGTCCTTGTTTGACTTTGCATGTCAGGGGTCCCTCCTAGGAACAGCGAAGACCTTTAAAATGGAATATGAGAATCCTATTACAAGGGCAAGGGAGAAAGATGCGACTCCAGGAGAGAAAGCACTTGGACTTAAGATCTCTGAAAATCTAATGACCATTATAAAACCATACTTTCTCCGAAGAACTAAAGAAGACATACAAAAGAAGTACAAGTCTGATGAAGTGAAAACCCATCTTCCTGAAGATCAGAGTAAGAACATTGCTCCTGTAATGCCTTCTCTTACCAGGAAAAATGACTTCATTGTGTGGGTGTATTTAGCACCAGTTCAAGAAGAAATATACAGGAACTTTCTCTCTTTGGATCATGTGAAGGAGGTGTTAATGACAACACGGTCACCTTTGGCTGAGCTGAATGTCTTAAAGAAACTATGTGATCACCCCAGGTTATTGTCAGCACGAGCATGTAGCCAGCTTGGCTTGGAAGGAGGTGGTTACTCTGAGCAGGATGATGAGAATGAAGGGGATGCATTTTCAGGAGCTAACAAAATTGATCATCTCTCTGATGAGATTCTGATTCAGGAGTCTGGGAAATTGCTGTTCCTCATGGGACTTCTAGAAAGGCTGCAAGAGGAGGGGCATAGAACTTTGGTATTTTCTCAATCAAGAAAAATGCTAGATATCTTAGAGCGCATTTTAACTCACAGAAATTTTAGGACGATGCGTATTGATGGAACAGTGACACACTTAGTGGAACGAGAGAGGAGGATTGGTGTGTTTCAGAGTAATAAGGATTACTCTGTCTTTTTGCTTACTACACAAGTAGGTGGTGTTGGCATAACCTTAACGGCAGCTAGCAGAGTGGTGATCTTTGATCCCAGTTGGAATCCAGCTACTGATGCCCAAGCTGTGGACAGAGCTTATAGGATTGGACAAAAAGAAAACGTAGTGATTTATAGGCTGATTACCTGTGGTACAgtggaagaaaaaatatataggCGACAAGTCTTCAAGGATTCATTAATAAGACAAACTACTGGTGACAAAAAGAACCCATTTAGGTATTTCACTAAACAGGAATTAAGGGAGCTCTTTACATTAGGAGATACTCGAACCTCTGCAACACAGATTCAGCTGCAGTCCTTGCATGCCACCCAAAGAAAGACTGACTTAGAGCTGGATGAACATATTGCTTATCTGCACTCACTGGAAATGTTTGGCATTTCAGATCATGACTTAATGTATACACGAGAAATAGCTCAAGAAGAACAGGCTGAGAATGAAGAAGCTCATCAGTATATTAAACAAAGGGTACAGAAGGCCCAAGAGCTGGTCCAGTTCGAATCTCAGCTCAAAGACCAATTGATGGGGAGAATCAAAAGTGATACTGAGGGAGCGTGGCTGAGACAACCAGTATCGTCTTCCCAACCAAAAAAGAAATCACCAGAGTTTAACACAAATCACTTTATTTCACCACCTGTATTAGCTGAACCTGCAAATGATGAAGCTGTTGATCTTACAGAGGATGAAGATGTTGCTAATGTCAGTGCTAGAATGACAAGTTTGGTTATTGTGGATTCAGGGGAAGAGAAGCCGGCACAGGATGTGTCTAATATGGATGTTAATGAATTACTTACTAGCAGTAAGGTATTGAAACAATCCAATATACATGAACCTGAACAAAAACTTGATCCAAATTTTATACTATCTTCCCTTGGAGTTCACTCATTTGCTAACAAAGAGAGTCATAGTCCTGAATCAAGAAGACACTCTAATTGCTCACATAGCATAAACGATGTCCAAATTACCTCTTCACTGTTTTCACAACCTTCGTTTAATGGATCTGTCATTGCCGATGATCCTAAAAGATACAGAAATGCAGAAATGTCACTTCAAACTCATGATCCTCTTACTAACCCAAAAGATGATGGGAATGAAAATCCTGAGATAGCTTCTCCAGTAGCATCCAAAAGTCTATTGAACGTCATATCAAAATTCCCTAGTGGACTCCAGAAGTCTCATGTGAGTGAAGCCAGCTTGGAGGCTACATCTGTCGCATCTTCTCAGTATCAGGCTGATTTCAATCTTGTTTTGGAAGACTCTGAAGATGGACAGCAAGACGTCTCAAAAAGGGGGAAATTACTGGAGTACACAGAAAACACAGGCTTTCATCTCCAAGTAGGAAACCGTGGCAGTTCTGCAATGAATTCTTGGGTAAGAGAACATGATGATTTTGAGAATTCCTGTAACGTAGCCATGGATAATCTAAATGACTCTATACCAGTGAGTGAAGCCTTGATGGAAAGTGGTGATGACATGCCTATTGGCAAAAAGAAGCGGGCTCGAAGAATTGTTTCTGATAGTGAAGATGAAGATAATTCAGTCATGATTTTGGATGAAAATCTGCTTGAAAAAATGTTCTCACCCTTAAACAGCCCTCTATGTCCATCTCTGATGGGGATTACTTCATCTACTCCCAAATGTGATAGATCTATAGTAGAccccattttttccccaagaggAAACAGGTCTACAGCTTCTAGAAGATCTCTTATTAATGTAGTGTTGGACCAGGTTGAGGATATTGAAGAAACCATAGGAGTTCTCAGCCAAAGAGAGGATAGTGATGAGGTGCAAGAAGAACTTGTGGTAGAAGAAGCTGAAGAGCATAGTGTGGAGTCTGTGGAGCCTGAGGAAGAACCTATTGGAGAAACACTTGATACAGAAAGTACAACCAGTTATTTAGATGATACAGAGTCTGTCATATCTGAGGCAGATGAAATTGAGGAAGAGCCTCAAGAGGAATCTACTGGTGATCCTGAGCTGCTATCTGGTGAGCAAATGGACTGTTTTTCAAAGGAGAGTGCAGGCCAGAAAGATAATCAGACTACTGTGGATTCTCTTCATGCACCAGATAATTATGATGCCCTGATAGAATGTGGGAAGAAACTGAGAGACAATGGAAAACTACAAGATGCATTGAACTGTTTCCTGCAAGCTCTTGACATAAAAAATGGAGATCCTGAAGTTATGCTTATAACCTTAAATTTGTATAAACAACTATCACAGAGTTGA